The Planctomycetota bacterium genome has a window encoding:
- a CDS encoding sugar phosphate isomerase/epimerase family protein, producing the protein MALEPMAIGVMLGVGESPEESLQKVLDVGVRCAQMGRPPDAWLKPAKAAELKKMIKKAGITITTVFCGFDGERYDDIPTVQQTVGFVPKATRAARLKKARQIADFAKVLGVKNVAAHVGFVPEDHTTREYKEIVRAVGSFADYLKKNGQNLCLETGQETGECLLRFIQDLKRSNVKVNFDPANMILYGSGEPIPALKLVGKYVAGVHCKDGTWPTEKDKLGTEVPLGKGKVNIPRFVQTLADLGYRGPLTIEREITGDQQRKDIVKARKLLERVRAKVLGKA; encoded by the coding sequence GCTCTGGAACCAATGGCGATCGGCGTGATGCTGGGCGTGGGCGAGTCGCCCGAGGAGAGCCTCCAGAAGGTGCTGGATGTGGGCGTGCGCTGCGCGCAGATGGGCCGGCCGCCCGATGCCTGGCTCAAGCCCGCCAAGGCCGCCGAACTCAAGAAGATGATCAAGAAAGCGGGCATCACGATCACGACGGTCTTCTGCGGCTTCGACGGCGAGCGCTACGACGACATCCCCACCGTGCAGCAGACCGTGGGCTTTGTGCCCAAGGCCACCCGCGCCGCCCGCCTGAAGAAGGCCCGCCAGATCGCCGACTTCGCCAAAGTCCTCGGCGTCAAGAACGTCGCCGCCCACGTGGGCTTCGTGCCCGAAGACCACACCACCCGCGAGTACAAGGAGATCGTGCGCGCCGTCGGGAGCTTCGCCGACTACCTCAAGAAGAACGGCCAGAACCTGTGCCTCGAGACCGGCCAGGAGACGGGCGAGTGCCTCCTGCGGTTCATCCAGGATCTGAAGCGGAGCAACGTGAAGGTCAACTTCGACCCCGCGAACATGATCCTGTACGGCTCGGGTGAGCCGATCCCGGCGCTCAAGCTCGTGGGCAAGTACGTGGCCGGCGTGCACTGCAAGGACGGCACTTGGCCGACCGAGAAGGACAAACTGGGCACCGAGGTGCCGCTGGGCAAGGGCAAGGTGAACATTCCGCGCTTTGTGCAGACCCTGGCCGACCTGGGCTATCGCGGCCCGCTCACCATCGAGCGCGAGATCACCGGCGACCAGCAACGCAAGGACATCGTGAAGGCGCGCAAGCTGCTCGAGCGCGTTCGAGCCAAGGTGCTGGGGAAGGCGTGA
- a CDS encoding sugar kinase has translation MFLAFGEIMMRVAPEGRLRLRQAMPGKVDITFAGGEANVCASLALFGAGVRYVTALPKHAIAESLVAVLRGLGVDTGSILWRDAGRLGIYFLETGANQRSSVVLYDRDGSAIALAAPDEYDFPAALDGVTWVHITGITPALSENAYLATLRLVQLAKERGASVSCDLNFRKKLWRWRAGATPNQLANECMSTILPCVDLVVANEEDAADVLGIHAKGTSVEQGRINARAYEAVARTIVDEFPNVSRVAITLRESLSADHNNWGGMLFDVEANRAFFAPLDAGGGYQPYEIRDIVDRVGGGDSFAAGLLYALNSKEYAQPAMAIRFAVAASCLKHSIQGDFNLVTRDEVAALLAGAASGRVRR, from the coding sequence ATGTTCCTCGCCTTCGGCGAAATCATGATGCGCGTCGCGCCCGAGGGGCGGCTGCGCTTGCGGCAGGCGATGCCGGGCAAGGTAGACATCACGTTCGCTGGCGGCGAGGCCAACGTGTGCGCGTCGCTTGCGCTCTTCGGGGCGGGGGTGCGCTACGTCACGGCGCTGCCGAAGCACGCCATTGCCGAGAGCCTCGTGGCCGTGCTGCGGGGCCTGGGGGTTGACACGGGTTCGATCCTGTGGCGCGATGCGGGGCGTTTGGGCATCTATTTCCTCGAAACGGGCGCCAACCAGCGCAGCTCGGTGGTCCTCTATGACCGCGACGGCAGCGCCATCGCCCTGGCCGCGCCCGACGAGTACGACTTCCCTGCCGCCCTCGACGGCGTCACGTGGGTCCACATCACCGGCATCACGCCCGCCCTGAGCGAGAATGCCTACCTGGCCACGCTGCGCCTGGTGCAACTGGCCAAGGAGCGCGGCGCGAGCGTGTCGTGCGACCTCAACTTCCGCAAGAAGCTCTGGCGCTGGCGCGCGGGCGCCACGCCCAACCAGTTGGCCAACGAGTGCATGTCCACCATCCTGCCCTGTGTGGACCTCGTGGTGGCCAACGAGGAGGACGCGGCGGATGTGTTGGGCATCCACGCCAAGGGCACGTCGGTGGAGCAGGGGCGGATCAATGCGCGGGCCTACGAGGCCGTGGCGCGCACCATCGTGGACGAGTTCCCCAACGTCTCGCGCGTCGCGATCACGCTTCGAGAGAGCCTGTCGGCCGACCACAATAACTGGGGCGGCATGCTCTTCGACGTCGAGGCCAACCGCGCCTTCTTCGCGCCGCTGGACGCCGGCGGCGGCTACCAGCCCTACGAGATCCGCGACATCGTGGACCGCGTGGGCGGGGGCGATTCGTTCGCCGCTGGGCTGCTCTACGCGCTGAACTCGAAGGAGTACGCCCAGCCTGCGATGGCCATTCGCTTCGCCGTCGCGGCCAGTTGCCTCAAGCACTCGATCCAGGGCGACTTCAACCTCGTCACCCGCGACGAGGTCGCCGCCCTCCTCGCCGGCGCCGCCTCCGGCCGTGTAAGGCGGTGA
- a CDS encoding Gfo/Idh/MocA family oxidoreductase, producing the protein MRKGKVGFAIVGCGVIGPWHAKAIQLAPKCELIALCDIEIGKARALAAEYGNVPCYADHRTMLKREPDIDCVCACVPSGLHWRIAVDAAKAGRHVLSEKPLDITLAHMDRMIEACAKARVKLGCIFQRRTTAMTQVARKIVQQGKLGKLVLADCYMKYYRSPAYYKSAGWRGTWELDGGGALMNQGVHGIDQLLYVAGEVESVTAHAAPLVRDIPVEDTAVAILRFRSGAFGVLEGTTSVTPGMSTRTELHGENGTLIFNDSGLVKYALAKEKAGVAQDVPLQIKEPAPTKSAASDPKALSVMGHMIQVQDMANAILKDREPMVPGPEARKAVELILAIYKSSRTGKTVTLPLG; encoded by the coding sequence ATGCGCAAAGGCAAGGTGGGATTCGCCATCGTCGGCTGCGGGGTCATCGGGCCGTGGCACGCCAAGGCCATTCAACTCGCCCCCAAGTGCGAGCTGATCGCCTTGTGCGACATCGAGATCGGCAAGGCCCGGGCCCTGGCCGCCGAATACGGCAACGTGCCCTGTTACGCCGACCATCGCACGATGCTGAAGCGGGAGCCCGACATTGATTGCGTGTGCGCCTGCGTGCCCAGCGGCCTGCACTGGCGCATCGCCGTGGACGCCGCGAAGGCGGGCCGCCACGTGCTGAGCGAGAAGCCGCTCGACATCACGCTGGCCCACATGGACCGCATGATCGAGGCGTGCGCGAAGGCGCGGGTGAAGCTCGGCTGCATCTTCCAGCGCCGCACCACTGCCATGACGCAGGTTGCCCGCAAGATCGTCCAGCAGGGCAAGCTGGGCAAGCTGGTGCTGGCCGACTGCTACATGAAATACTACCGCTCGCCCGCCTACTACAAGAGCGCCGGCTGGCGCGGCACGTGGGAACTCGACGGCGGCGGCGCGCTCATGAACCAGGGCGTCCACGGCATTGACCAACTCCTCTACGTGGCGGGCGAGGTCGAGTCCGTCACCGCCCACGCAGCGCCGCTCGTGCGCGACATCCCGGTCGAGGACACCGCGGTCGCCATTCTGAGGTTCCGGAGCGGCGCCTTCGGCGTCCTCGAGGGCACCACGTCGGTCACGCCCGGCATGTCCACCCGCACCGAGCTTCACGGCGAGAACGGCACGCTGATCTTCAACGATAGCGGGCTGGTGAAGTACGCCCTCGCCAAGGAGAAGGCAGGCGTCGCCCAGGACGTGCCGCTCCAGATCAAAGAGCCGGCCCCCACCAAGTCGGCCGCCTCGGACCCCAAGGCCCTGAGCGTCATGGGCCACATGATCCAGGTTCAGGACATGGCCAACGCGATCCTCAAGGACCGCGAGCCCATGGTCCCCGGCCCCGAGGCCCGCAAGGCAGTCGAGTTGATCCTGGCCATCTACAAGTCGTCGCGGACTGGGAAGACCGTCACACTGCCGCTGGGGTGA